The Chryseobacterium suipulveris genome window below encodes:
- a CDS encoding ArsR/SmtB family transcription factor: MDNTSCIRQKADTKQINRCKERVSELQGSFDYLSNGLELAGNNVRLKILFLLYEEKRLCVCDLSDILGMTISAISQHLRKLKDRKLIKTEREAQTIFYSLTKEYEKMLDPFFKILDDKKNLETIW, translated from the coding sequence ATGGATAATACTTCGTGCATAAGACAAAAGGCAGACACTAAACAAATTAATCGATGTAAAGAACGAGTTTCAGAACTCCAAGGTTCGTTTGACTATTTGTCTAACGGACTTGAATTGGCGGGAAACAATGTAAGGTTGAAAATTCTGTTTCTTCTTTATGAAGAAAAGCGACTTTGTGTTTGTGATTTAAGCGATATTCTTGGTATGACAATTTCAGCAATTTCTCAGCACTTGCGAAAACTCAAAGACCGAAAGCTTATTAAAACCGAAAGAGAGGCACAAACCATTTTTTACTCATTGACAAAAGAGTATGAGAAAATGTTGGACCCATTTTTTAAAATACTTGACGATAAAAAAAATTTAGAAACAATATGGTAA